One window from the genome of Microbulbifer sp. ALW1 encodes:
- a CDS encoding sulfotransferase: protein MSDDINRQQLDLARRAATEGDWRAVSARCIGVLKSEPQRAEAHTLLGLAALEGGRPQIAVRAFKAALRADAEFGEARVYLARILAANGQFAAAESEAALCLPQIAGNPELLDMLATIYSRLGRQQQALSLYRQALQLAPDNIGILVNAAAVQLFLGRSADAGIALRRVLERAPDHYRAHWLLAKSRRGNHTETRAHLEALQALAGTAPPVAQPYLHYAAGKLSEDLRDWDCAWQHYQAGADAQRQRLHYDTESERETFNAVHEHLGESWYHRTGDHSPPTSGGETPIFIVGLPRAGSTLVEQILGSHAQVQALGELVQWPVAVKQQLGRGEAALLSPADARAIATRSPAGLGRIYLQSIRHLRNERRCFTDKLPGNFLYLPLIARALPGARFVHVRRNPMDAGLATYKQLFADAYPWSYDLEELGHYYVQYHQLMQQWQALLSGRIYTIDYDLLVAEPERETRSLLDWLQLPFERACLEFHRAGLTAATASATQVREPIHQRASGRWQLFAEQLQPYRAILENAGILPPDS, encoded by the coding sequence ATGTCCGATGACATCAACCGCCAACAGCTCGATCTCGCCCGCCGCGCCGCGACCGAGGGCGACTGGCGCGCCGTGTCTGCCCGCTGTATCGGGGTGTTGAAGTCCGAACCCCAGCGGGCCGAGGCGCATACCCTGCTGGGCCTCGCCGCGCTCGAAGGAGGCAGGCCGCAGATCGCGGTGCGCGCCTTCAAGGCGGCGCTGCGCGCCGACGCGGAGTTTGGTGAGGCCAGGGTATATCTCGCGCGGATTCTTGCCGCCAACGGCCAGTTTGCCGCGGCTGAGTCCGAGGCGGCACTGTGTCTGCCGCAGATTGCGGGCAACCCGGAACTGCTGGATATGCTGGCGACGATTTACAGCCGCCTGGGCCGTCAGCAACAGGCGCTGTCGCTCTACCGGCAGGCTCTGCAACTGGCGCCGGACAATATCGGCATTCTCGTCAATGCGGCGGCGGTACAACTCTTTCTCGGTCGCAGCGCGGACGCCGGTATCGCACTAAGGCGGGTCCTTGAGCGGGCCCCGGACCACTACCGCGCCCACTGGCTGCTGGCAAAAAGCCGCCGCGGCAACCACACGGAAACGCGCGCGCACCTGGAGGCGTTGCAAGCCCTCGCCGGTACCGCTCCACCGGTGGCGCAACCCTATTTGCACTACGCCGCCGGTAAACTGAGTGAAGACCTGAGGGACTGGGACTGCGCATGGCAACACTACCAGGCTGGCGCCGACGCCCAGCGGCAACGATTGCACTACGATACGGAAAGTGAGCGGGAAACCTTTAACGCGGTGCATGAGCATCTGGGGGAGAGCTGGTACCACCGGACCGGAGACCACAGTCCGCCGACAAGCGGCGGGGAAACTCCGATTTTCATTGTCGGCCTGCCGCGGGCGGGCAGCACCCTGGTGGAACAGATACTGGGTAGCCATGCACAGGTGCAGGCTCTGGGTGAGCTGGTGCAATGGCCGGTGGCGGTGAAGCAACAGCTGGGCCGTGGCGAAGCGGCGCTGTTGAGCCCTGCGGACGCGCGTGCGATTGCCACACGGTCACCGGCGGGACTGGGGCGGATCTACCTGCAGAGTATCCGGCACCTGCGCAATGAACGGCGCTGTTTCACGGACAAATTGCCAGGCAACTTCCTTTACCTGCCGCTGATTGCCCGTGCCCTGCCCGGCGCCCGCTTCGTACATGTGAGGCGCAACCCCATGGACGCCGGTCTCGCCACGTACAAGCAACTGTTCGCGGACGCCTACCCCTGGTCCTACGACCTCGAAGAGCTGGGCCACTACTATGTGCAGTATCACCAGCTGATGCAGCAGTGGCAGGCGCTGCTGTCGGGCCGCATTTATACGATCGATTACGATTTACTGGTGGCGGAGCCTGAACGGGAGACGCGGTCTTTGCTGGATTGGCTGCAGCTGCCGTTTGAACGCGCTTGCCTGGAATTTCACCGGGCGGGCCTGACGGCCGCCACCGCCAGCGCCACCCAGGTGCGCGAACCCATTCACCAACGCGCAAGTGGTCGCTGGCAGCTATTCGCCGAACAGTTGCAGCCCTATCGAGCAATTCTGGAAAACGCGGGGATCCTGCCGCCAGACAGTTGA
- a CDS encoding monovalent cation:proton antiporter-2 (CPA2) family protein, with protein sequence MPHDNFLLQTVIFLAAAVVSVPLAKRLGFGSVLGYLVAGVLIGPHAFGLVGDTSEELHFAEFGVALMLFLIGLELQPKKLWALRGSIFGTGGAQVILTAAAVCGLGMALFGFDWRSATAVGLILALSSTAIVLQSLSEKNLLKTEGGRNAFSVLLFQDIAVIPILALLPLLATVEVAADPDDLQGWAYALAVLAAVAALILAGRYLLTPLLRIVVGTRTRELFTACSLLIVLSAAAIMSWLELSPALGTFIAGVVLAESEFRHELEADIEPFKGLLLGLFFLAVGANLDLALVMQKPLLLLGLLALLVVVKFVILFALARVRGMAKGEDWLFALSLAQAGEFGFVLLAYASQNHVLPADVTSVLIALIALSMAFTPLLLLAYEQLIQPRYFSGPRQPDVADSAPQDDGTPVIIIGYGRYGQIAGRLLNACGFDTTLLEHNAEQLELVRRYGIKAYYGDASREDLLHAAGAENAKIVILTLSDQAASLEIVSRIQKYFPHLTILARARNRMHQYALMEAGVHYIYRETVDSALEIGAGALQLLGLSKHQAQRAARKFKQHDQRMLESLFPYWRNESQHVAQTRIYREQLLQALREDRRDADLHLDHHWGDSVGKHKKGVDKTSSKPGL encoded by the coding sequence ATGCCGCACGACAATTTTCTGCTCCAGACCGTCATCTTTCTCGCCGCCGCCGTGGTATCCGTACCGCTGGCCAAACGCCTGGGATTCGGCTCGGTGCTCGGCTATCTGGTGGCCGGGGTACTGATTGGCCCCCACGCCTTTGGCCTGGTCGGCGACACCAGTGAAGAACTGCACTTTGCCGAGTTCGGCGTGGCATTGATGCTGTTTCTGATCGGGCTGGAACTGCAGCCGAAAAAACTCTGGGCGCTGCGCGGTTCTATCTTTGGCACCGGTGGTGCCCAGGTCATCCTGACCGCGGCCGCGGTGTGTGGCCTGGGCATGGCCCTGTTCGGTTTCGACTGGCGCAGTGCCACCGCCGTGGGCCTGATCCTGGCGCTGTCTTCCACCGCCATCGTGCTGCAGTCACTGTCGGAAAAGAACCTGCTCAAAACCGAGGGCGGCCGCAACGCTTTCAGCGTGTTGTTGTTTCAGGACATCGCGGTCATCCCCATTCTCGCGCTGTTGCCGCTATTGGCGACGGTGGAAGTGGCCGCCGATCCCGACGACCTGCAGGGCTGGGCCTACGCGCTGGCGGTACTGGCGGCAGTCGCCGCGCTGATTCTGGCGGGGCGCTACCTGCTGACACCACTGCTGCGGATTGTAGTGGGCACGCGCACCCGGGAACTGTTTACCGCCTGCTCCCTGCTGATCGTACTGAGCGCCGCCGCGATCATGTCCTGGCTGGAACTGTCCCCGGCCCTGGGTACTTTTATCGCCGGTGTGGTCCTGGCGGAAAGCGAGTTCCGCCACGAGCTGGAAGCGGATATCGAGCCCTTCAAGGGCCTGCTGCTGGGCCTCTTCTTCCTCGCCGTGGGTGCCAACCTGGACCTGGCACTGGTGATGCAGAAACCACTGCTGTTACTGGGACTACTGGCGCTGCTGGTGGTGGTGAAGTTCGTCATCCTGTTCGCGCTGGCGCGGGTGCGCGGTATGGCGAAAGGGGAGGACTGGCTGTTCGCGCTGTCGTTGGCGCAGGCGGGGGAATTCGGTTTTGTATTGCTGGCCTATGCGAGCCAGAACCATGTGCTGCCGGCGGATGTAACCAGCGTGCTGATCGCGCTGATTGCCCTGTCCATGGCCTTCACTCCCCTGCTGCTGCTGGCCTATGAACAGTTGATTCAGCCCCGCTACTTCAGTGGCCCGCGGCAGCCGGATGTTGCCGACAGCGCGCCCCAGGACGACGGCACTCCGGTCATCATCATCGGATACGGTCGCTATGGCCAGATTGCCGGGCGCCTGCTGAACGCCTGCGGCTTCGACACCACCCTGCTGGAGCACAATGCCGAACAGCTGGAGTTGGTGCGCCGCTATGGCATCAAGGCGTATTACGGGGATGCCTCGCGCGAGGACCTGCTGCATGCCGCCGGTGCCGAGAATGCGAAGATTGTCATCCTCACCCTGAGTGATCAGGCGGCCTCACTGGAAATTGTCAGCCGCATCCAGAAGTACTTCCCACACCTGACCATTCTCGCGCGCGCGCGCAACCGCATGCACCAGTACGCACTGATGGAAGCGGGGGTGCACTATATCTATCGCGAGACCGTCGACAGCGCTCTGGAAATCGGCGCCGGCGCCCTGCAACTGCTGGGTCTGTCCAAACACCAGGCCCAGCGCGCCGCACGTAAATTCAAACAGCACGACCAGCGTATGCTGGAATCCCTGTTCCCTTACTGGCGCAACGAATCCCAGCACGTCGCCCAGACCAGGATTTACCGTGAGCAACTACTGCAGGCATTGCGGGAAGACAGGCGCGATGCGGATCTGCATCTGGATCACCATTGGGGTGATAGCGTCGGCAAGCACAAAAAGGGAGTGGACAAAACGTCCAGTAAACCGGGACTCTAA
- a CDS encoding sodium:proton antiporter, with protein sequence MDVYYTFCFLAAVSVFLGFLNQYVLRTQATIAITAGSLALSLLVIGLGKLEIVELRDWAGQLLPLLNLEDLLLKGMLGFLLFAGSLHIDLLMLRNQKVEITLLAIFGTLISTFAVGYMLFYFFGWIGMPVDLVYCLLFGALISPTDPIAVLAIIKSLKAPEQVSIQVEGESLFNDGFGMVVFAVIYALAFEGTEPTLPAISHLFMVEALGGIGLGLAIGGLFHWLICSTNDHSLELLLTLVVPTAGFATANMLGVSGALAMVVAGIIIGNFTREKGFSRVSQHELDNFWTITEEFLNGILFLLVGLFMITIDFQPIDYVLIAAAIVIVLLGRILAVGVPFLFLKRHRKYHPYTERILIWGGLRGGLALALAMSIPAGYVIGNSQDGSNHDLRHLWVVMTYGVVLFSIVVQGSTIAPLIHRSREASFPEGDPGTPQPD encoded by the coding sequence ATGGACGTCTATTACACCTTCTGTTTTCTCGCCGCCGTGTCCGTGTTTCTCGGGTTTCTCAATCAGTATGTGCTGCGCACCCAGGCCACCATCGCCATCACTGCCGGTTCACTGGCGCTGTCGCTGCTGGTGATCGGCCTCGGCAAGCTGGAAATTGTCGAGCTGCGGGACTGGGCGGGGCAGCTGCTGCCACTGCTGAACCTGGAAGACCTACTGCTGAAGGGCATGCTCGGCTTCCTGCTGTTTGCCGGCAGTCTGCACATTGACCTGCTGATGCTGCGCAATCAGAAGGTGGAAATCACCCTGCTGGCGATTTTCGGCACCCTGATCTCCACCTTCGCGGTGGGTTACATGCTGTTCTATTTCTTCGGCTGGATCGGCATGCCGGTGGACCTGGTGTACTGCCTGCTGTTTGGTGCGCTGATTTCCCCCACCGACCCCATCGCAGTACTCGCCATTATCAAGAGCCTGAAGGCACCGGAGCAGGTCTCGATTCAGGTGGAAGGGGAGTCGCTGTTCAACGACGGTTTCGGCATGGTGGTGTTCGCGGTGATTTATGCGCTGGCGTTTGAAGGTACCGAGCCCACACTGCCCGCCATCAGCCATCTGTTTATGGTGGAGGCCCTCGGCGGCATCGGCCTGGGTCTCGCCATTGGCGGTCTGTTCCACTGGTTGATCTGTTCCACCAACGACCACAGCCTGGAATTGCTGCTGACCCTGGTCGTTCCTACCGCCGGTTTTGCTACCGCCAATATGCTCGGCGTATCCGGAGCGCTGGCGATGGTGGTGGCCGGTATCATCATCGGCAACTTTACCCGCGAGAAGGGCTTCTCCCGGGTGAGCCAGCACGAACTAGACAATTTCTGGACTATCACCGAGGAGTTCCTCAACGGTATCCTGTTCCTGCTGGTGGGCCTGTTCATGATCACCATCGACTTCCAGCCTATCGACTATGTGCTGATTGCCGCGGCCATTGTCATCGTGCTGCTGGGACGCATCCTGGCGGTGGGGGTACCCTTCCTGTTCCTCAAGCGGCACCGCAAATACCACCCCTACACCGAGCGCATCCTGATCTGGGGCGGACTGCGCGGCGGCCTGGCGCTGGCGCTGGCGATGTCGATTCCCGCCGGCTATGTCATCGGCAACAGCCAGGACGGCAGCAACCACGATCTGCGCCACCTGTGGGTGGTGATGACCTACGGCGTGGTACTCTTCTCCATCGTGGTGCAGGGCTCCACCATTGCGCCACTGATTCATCGCAGCCGCGAAGCCAGTTTCCCCGAGGGTGATCCCGGCACACCACAACCGGACTGA
- a CDS encoding pirin family protein: MPNFTDKATSENANNASIRPAARVVAGHPSADGAGVKIHRVAGFQSREFSPFLMIDEIRSEDPDDYIAGFPPHPHRGIETLTYMLSGEFEHQDHLGNRGAIAQGGAQWMRAGRGIIHSEMPSQPKDGSEGGMHGFQLWINMAAKDKMSKPDWRDIQPGEVREVPLDDNGSLARLIAGEWQLQGEPQCGPLLDAAAEAAVADLRIAPGAEVSLGIPAEHSALVYIYRGALETARGTVTRGNLVLYGAGESLQLRAPAGAPQEGADSQADSGSLSGSGLLVLHGRPLNEPVVHYGPFVMNTREQIEQTLRDYNNGTLTD, encoded by the coding sequence ATGCCTAACTTCACAGACAAAGCCACATCAGAAAACGCGAACAACGCCAGCATCCGCCCCGCGGCGCGGGTAGTGGCGGGGCATCCATCCGCCGACGGCGCCGGGGTGAAAATCCACCGCGTGGCGGGCTTCCAGTCCCGGGAGTTCAGCCCGTTTCTGATGATCGACGAAATCCGCTCGGAAGATCCGGACGACTATATTGCCGGCTTCCCCCCGCACCCCCACCGCGGTATCGAAACTCTCACTTATATGTTGAGCGGGGAATTCGAGCACCAGGATCACCTGGGCAATCGGGGCGCCATTGCCCAGGGCGGCGCCCAGTGGATGCGCGCCGGGCGCGGCATCATCCATTCGGAAATGCCATCCCAGCCCAAAGACGGAAGCGAAGGCGGTATGCACGGCTTCCAGCTGTGGATCAACATGGCGGCCAAGGACAAGATGAGCAAACCCGACTGGCGGGATATTCAGCCGGGCGAAGTACGCGAAGTTCCGCTGGATGACAATGGATCACTGGCGCGCCTGATCGCCGGCGAGTGGCAGCTGCAGGGCGAACCCCAGTGTGGCCCTCTGCTGGATGCCGCGGCGGAGGCGGCGGTCGCCGACCTGCGTATCGCGCCGGGCGCAGAAGTCAGCCTCGGGATACCCGCCGAACACTCGGCGCTGGTGTATATCTACCGCGGTGCCCTGGAAACTGCGCGCGGCACCGTTACCCGCGGCAATCTGGTGTTGTATGGTGCTGGCGAGTCGTTACAATTGCGCGCGCCCGCCGGGGCACCACAAGAGGGCGCTGATTCGCAAGCAGATTCAGGGTCGTTATCTGGCTCAGGGCTGCTGGTATTGCACGGCCGGCCGCTCAACGAACCGGTGGTGCACTACGGGCCTTTCGTGATGAATACCCGCGAGCAGATCGAGCAGACACTGCGCGACTACAATAACGGCACGCTGACGGATTGA
- a CDS encoding LysR family transcriptional regulator: MAKVTLEQWRMFQAVVEHGGFSQAAEAVHKSQSSINHAVHKLQESLGVALLEVRGRKAELTDAGRVLLNRAGGLLEEAEALESVAESLAAGTEAQLRLAVDVLFDYEALLNAVERFAAEYPHTRLELRETVLSGGEELLLQQEVDFILTARVPQGFVGEPVSRVKFVPVAHPDHPLHQLGRPVNREDLKASRQIVMRDSALKNRQDAGWLGSDQRITVSNVHTSIELIERGLGFAWLPQTRIRDSLSADRLLPLRTEEPWERDVTVYLVYADRDRAGPAACLLLRALREGLPPIE; this comes from the coding sequence ATGGCCAAGGTAACGCTGGAACAGTGGCGCATGTTTCAGGCGGTGGTGGAACACGGTGGCTTTTCCCAGGCGGCAGAGGCCGTCCATAAAAGCCAGTCGTCGATCAATCACGCGGTACACAAACTCCAGGAAAGCCTGGGCGTGGCGCTGCTGGAAGTGCGCGGGCGCAAGGCGGAGCTGACCGATGCCGGCCGCGTATTGCTGAACCGCGCCGGCGGCCTGTTGGAAGAGGCGGAGGCACTGGAGTCGGTGGCCGAAAGCCTGGCTGCGGGCACCGAAGCGCAGTTGCGCCTGGCGGTGGATGTGCTGTTTGACTACGAGGCACTGTTAAACGCGGTGGAGCGCTTTGCCGCCGAGTATCCCCACACCCGCCTGGAGCTGCGCGAAACCGTACTGTCCGGCGGCGAGGAATTGCTGCTGCAGCAGGAGGTGGACTTTATTCTCACCGCGCGGGTACCCCAGGGGTTCGTGGGTGAGCCGGTGTCGCGGGTCAAGTTTGTACCCGTCGCCCACCCCGATCACCCGCTGCACCAGCTGGGGCGGCCGGTGAACCGCGAAGACCTGAAAGCGAGCCGCCAGATAGTCATGCGCGACTCCGCCCTTAAGAATCGCCAGGATGCCGGCTGGCTGGGTTCCGACCAGCGCATCACCGTCAGCAATGTACACACCTCCATCGAACTGATCGAGCGCGGGCTGGGGTTTGCCTGGCTGCCGCAGACCCGGATTCGCGACTCTCTGTCGGCGGACCGGCTGTTGCCGCTGCGAACCGAAGAGCCCTGGGAGCGGGATGTCACCGTCTACCTGGTCTACGCGGACCGGGACCGCGCCGGCCCCGCGGCCTGCCTGCTGCTGCGGGCGCTACGCGAAGGCTTGCCACCCATAGAGTGA
- a CDS encoding Gfo/Idh/MocA family protein, protein MKRDGDNINWGIIGCGNVTELKSGPAFNKVPGSSLLAVMRRDREKLLDYAQRHRVPKTYVSADELIGDPEIDAIYVATPPGSHREYALKIASANKHCCLEKPMALNFAECEEIAAAFAGKDAQLFVAYYRRSLPRFNQVKAWIDGGKIGDIRHINWSYARAPSAADLSPEYDWRTDPAVSGGGHFVDLACHGLDLFMHLAGDIREAKGIAVNQQNLYDAEDAVSACWVFDSGATGAGFWNFGASEYRDEVMIYGSRGTIRFSVFADEPLLLDAGDATETVEIAHPENIQYFHIENMVEHLRGNSRHPVAGAEGAKASRVMDQILAGLQ, encoded by the coding sequence ATGAAACGAGACGGCGACAACATCAACTGGGGCATCATCGGCTGCGGCAATGTCACCGAATTAAAAAGTGGTCCGGCGTTCAACAAGGTTCCCGGCTCCTCGCTGCTGGCGGTGATGCGCCGGGACCGGGAAAAACTGCTCGATTACGCCCAGCGTCACCGGGTCCCCAAAACCTATGTCAGCGCCGACGAGTTGATTGGCGACCCGGAGATTGATGCCATCTACGTGGCCACGCCACCGGGCAGCCACCGGGAGTACGCCCTCAAGATAGCGAGTGCCAACAAACACTGCTGTCTGGAAAAGCCCATGGCGCTCAATTTTGCCGAGTGTGAGGAAATTGCCGCGGCCTTCGCCGGCAAGGACGCACAGCTGTTTGTCGCCTATTACCGTCGTTCCCTGCCCCGTTTCAACCAGGTAAAGGCGTGGATCGACGGTGGCAAAATCGGTGATATTCGCCACATTAACTGGAGTTATGCCCGCGCCCCTTCCGCGGCCGACCTGTCGCCGGAGTACGACTGGCGCACCGATCCCGCGGTGTCCGGCGGTGGCCACTTCGTGGATTTGGCCTGTCATGGCCTGGACCTGTTTATGCATCTGGCCGGTGATATCCGCGAGGCCAAGGGCATCGCGGTCAATCAACAGAATTTGTACGACGCCGAGGATGCGGTTTCCGCCTGCTGGGTGTTTGACAGTGGCGCTACCGGTGCGGGTTTCTGGAACTTCGGTGCCAGCGAATACCGCGATGAGGTGATGATTTACGGCAGCCGGGGGACCATCCGCTTTTCCGTATTTGCTGACGAGCCACTGCTGCTCGACGCCGGCGATGCAACCGAAACGGTGGAGATTGCCCACCCGGAAAACATCCAGTACTTCCATATTGAAAATATGGTCGAGCACCTGCGAGGTAATAGCCGCCACCCGGTTGCCGGTGCCGAGGGTGCCAAGGCGTCCCGGGTGATGGATCAGATACTGGCGGGCTTGCAATAA
- a CDS encoding DoxX family protein, with translation MNNSVLCDFTKVVGRILISVIFIIAGYGKIAGYAGTQEYMAAAGVPGFLLPLVILLELGGGLAILFGFFTRWVALAFAAFCVISAWMFHNVPGDQMQQILFMKNLAIAGGFLFLACTGAGKFSFDHAMAKVKEK, from the coding sequence ATGAACAACAGCGTACTGTGCGATTTCACCAAGGTTGTCGGGCGCATTCTGATCTCGGTCATCTTCATCATCGCTGGCTACGGCAAGATCGCAGGTTACGCCGGTACCCAGGAATATATGGCGGCGGCCGGTGTGCCCGGGTTTCTGTTGCCACTGGTGATCCTGCTGGAGCTGGGTGGTGGCCTGGCGATTCTGTTTGGCTTTTTCACCCGTTGGGTGGCGCTGGCGTTTGCCGCTTTCTGTGTGATCAGTGCCTGGATGTTCCACAACGTGCCCGGTGATCAGATGCAGCAGATCCTGTTTATGAAGAACCTGGCGATTGCCGGTGGTTTTCTGTTCCTCGCCTGCACCGGTGCCGGCAAGTTCAGCTTTGACCACGCCATGGCGAAAGTGAAAGAAAAGTAA
- a CDS encoding glutathione S-transferase family protein: MGLLVKGTWKDQWYDTDKSGGEFEREAAQLRNWVTADGSAGPSGEGGFTAEKDRYHLYVSLACPWAHRTLIFRKLKGLEDYIDVSVVSPYMLENGWTFNKEEGSSGDRLFGSEYLHQVYTRNRADYSGRVTVPILWDKERECIVSNESAEIIRMFNTAFDELTGDTQDFYPEDLRGDIDATNDLVYQNVNNGVYRAGFATSKEAYEAAYHRLFEVLEKLERRLQENRYLTGPRITEADWRLFTTLIRFDAVYHGHFKCNKQRLADYKNLWAYVREMYQWPGIAETVDFYHIKTHYYASHKNINPTGIVPVGPELDYAAPHGRG; this comes from the coding sequence ATGGGATTGCTTGTCAAAGGCACATGGAAAGACCAGTGGTACGACACCGATAAAAGCGGCGGTGAATTTGAACGCGAGGCGGCGCAACTGCGCAACTGGGTCACCGCCGATGGCAGTGCCGGGCCCAGCGGCGAGGGTGGTTTTACCGCGGAGAAAGACCGCTATCACCTGTATGTCTCCCTCGCCTGCCCCTGGGCCCACCGCACCCTGATTTTCCGCAAGCTCAAGGGGCTGGAGGATTACATCGATGTATCGGTGGTCAGCCCCTACATGCTGGAGAACGGCTGGACCTTCAATAAAGAGGAAGGGAGTAGCGGCGACCGCCTGTTTGGCAGTGAATACTTACACCAGGTCTATACCCGCAACCGCGCGGATTACAGCGGCCGTGTGACGGTGCCGATACTGTGGGACAAGGAGCGCGAGTGCATCGTCAGCAATGAGTCGGCGGAAATCATCCGCATGTTCAACACGGCGTTTGATGAACTCACCGGCGATACCCAGGATTTCTACCCCGAGGATCTGCGCGGCGATATCGATGCCACCAATGATCTGGTTTACCAGAACGTCAATAACGGGGTTTATCGCGCGGGCTTTGCTACCAGTAAGGAGGCTTATGAGGCGGCCTACCACCGGTTGTTCGAGGTGCTGGAAAAGCTGGAGCGGCGGTTGCAGGAAAACCGCTATCTGACCGGCCCGCGTATTACCGAAGCGGACTGGCGGTTGTTCACCACCCTCATCCGTTTCGATGCGGTGTACCACGGCCACTTCAAGTGCAACAAACAGCGCCTGGCGGACTACAAAAACCTGTGGGCCTATGTGCGCGAGATGTACCAGTGGCCCGGCATCGCGGAGACGGTGGATTTTTACCATATCAAAACCCACTACTACGCCAGCCACAAAAACATCAATCCCACCGGGATAGTGCCGGTAGGGCCGGAACTGGACTACGCCGCGCCCCACGGGCGCGGCTAG
- a CDS encoding sulfotransferase family protein, with the protein MHPALDKLFFNRATLPLRPFYRRYPFRSPASMRSANDRGMVDLELGFFCNRVPKAANSTIVTNLTRLKLNRDLPSEQAKKISTRPGHLSRAEMTQFDKLFKFTVVRNPYSRVLSAYLNKVVRFPERCGDISFAQFLQRLATERDFLYSNAHWVPQADLMLIPAEEFDFIGKVESLDRDLAEIKQRIRPDIQDEITSAGPPPTGASKKLREYYSDDSLVALVADIYRQDFTTFGYSTELPA; encoded by the coding sequence ATGCACCCAGCCCTGGACAAACTGTTCTTCAACCGGGCCACGCTGCCACTGCGACCCTTTTACCGCCGCTACCCCTTCCGCTCGCCGGCCTCCATGCGCAGTGCCAACGACCGCGGCATGGTAGACCTGGAACTCGGGTTTTTCTGCAACCGGGTTCCCAAGGCCGCCAATTCCACCATTGTCACCAACCTCACGCGGCTCAAGCTGAACCGCGACCTGCCATCTGAGCAGGCAAAGAAGATCTCTACCCGCCCCGGCCACCTGAGCCGCGCGGAAATGACGCAGTTCGACAAACTTTTCAAATTCACCGTGGTGCGCAACCCGTACAGCCGGGTGCTATCGGCGTATCTCAATAAGGTGGTGCGCTTCCCCGAGCGCTGTGGTGACATCAGCTTTGCGCAGTTTCTGCAGCGGCTGGCGACAGAGCGGGACTTTCTCTACAGCAACGCCCACTGGGTACCCCAGGCGGACCTGATGCTGATTCCCGCGGAAGAGTTCGATTTTATCGGCAAGGTGGAATCCCTGGACCGCGACCTGGCGGAGATCAAGCAGCGCATCCGCCCGGATATCCAGGACGAAATCACCAGCGCCGGGCCGCCGCCCACCGGGGCATCGAAGAAGTTGCGTGAGTATTACAGCGACGATTCCCTGGTCGCGCTGGTGGCGGACATTTACCGGCAGGATTTCACCACTTTCGGTTACAGCACCGAGTTACCCGCCTAG
- the gstA gene encoding glutathione transferase GstA, with product MKLFYAPGACSLSPHIVACEAGLNLELCKVDLKAKTTESGGDYTQVNPKGYVPALQLEGGEVLTEGPAIVQFLAEQRPDKKLAPEYGTLPHYRMLEWLNYISTEVHKSFVPLFWNGSDDEKAKASEAVSKRFQFVEDSLSGDYLLGDDFSVADAYLFTVYSWCAKVNVDTSGWPKLAAFAERMAQRPGVQKAMQAEGLI from the coding sequence ATGAAACTTTTCTATGCCCCCGGAGCCTGCTCGCTGTCGCCGCATATCGTCGCCTGCGAGGCCGGGCTCAACCTCGAACTGTGCAAGGTTGATCTCAAAGCCAAAACAACCGAATCCGGTGGGGACTACACCCAGGTAAACCCCAAGGGCTATGTGCCGGCGCTGCAGCTGGAAGGTGGCGAGGTGTTGACCGAGGGGCCGGCCATTGTCCAGTTTCTTGCGGAACAGCGCCCGGATAAAAAGCTGGCTCCGGAGTACGGCACCCTGCCTCACTACCGGATGCTGGAGTGGCTGAACTACATCTCCACGGAAGTGCACAAATCCTTTGTACCCCTGTTCTGGAACGGCTCTGATGACGAGAAGGCCAAGGCCAGTGAGGCTGTCAGCAAGCGCTTTCAGTTTGTCGAAGACAGTCTCAGCGGTGACTACCTGCTGGGGGATGATTTCAGTGTGGCCGACGCATACCTGTTCACGGTGTACAGCTGGTGCGCCAAGGTCAATGTGGATACCAGTGGCTGGCCGAAACTTGCCGCCTTTGCCGAGCGCATGGCCCAGCGCCCAGGCGTTCAGAAGGCAATGCAGGCAGAGGGCCTGATCTAG